Proteins encoded by one window of Thermobaculum terrenum ATCC BAA-798:
- the ruvX gene encoding Holliday junction resolvase RuvX: protein MGIDPGRKRIGIALSDPTGLLATAYKVIHRTTSDRDLEEIRRIAEHENVEKIVVGLPLHMSGYEGEEAVRARELAKQIETATGLPVELVDERLTSVEAERRLLESRRKLGKLGRKKLAIDAEAAAVLLQDYLDQERLRQRAIDSSL from the coding sequence ATGGGGATAGATCCTGGCAGGAAGAGAATAGGAATAGCCTTGAGCGATCCTACGGGTTTATTGGCCACAGCCTATAAAGTTATTCACAGGACTACTTCCGATAGAGATCTGGAGGAGATCAGACGCATAGCTGAGCATGAGAATGTGGAGAAGATAGTGGTAGGACTGCCTCTCCACATGTCGGGGTACGAGGGTGAAGAGGCGGTCCGCGCCAGGGAGCTGGCAAAGCAGATAGAGACTGCTACGGGGCTACCAGTTGAGCTTGTAGATGAGCGTTTGACCTCGGTAGAGGCTGAGAGAAGGCTATTAGAGTCGCGACGCAAGCTTGGTAAGTTGGGTAGAAAGAAACTTGCTATTGATGCTGAGGCTGCTGCGGTCCTGTTGCAGGACTATTTGGATCAGGAAAGATTACGTCAGAGAGCGATCGATTCGAGTCTCTAA
- the alaS gene encoding alanine--tRNA ligase — protein sequence MKSSEIRSKFLEFFEARGHTVVPSSSLVPAKDPTLLFTNSGMVQFKDVFLGRESRSYTRATTAQKCMRAGGKHNDLENVGPSARHLTFFEMLGNFSFGDYFKREAIGYAWEFVTQVLGLEPSRLWATVHYTDDEAASLWQEVAGLPESRIIRMGDEDNFWQMADVGPCGPNSEIFYDRGPEKGCGDPNCTPAHDCGRFWEFWNLVFMQYYQDESGNRTPLPKKNIDTGLGLERTSAIMQGVDSIFETDLFVPIMDEVQRIAGHSDEDRRREIVAYRVIADHSRSLAFLIADGVTPGNEGRSYVLRRIIRRAIRFGRRIGIEGHFLSDTARVVVDIMGHHYTELEDQWSFIDKVTRAEEEHFSRTLARGVAQLDDLIDKLSASGQKEIPGEDAFRLYDTYGFPLDLTLELARDRGFSVDTEGFKRAMERQRAQSRAASTFTAKMPAAYAALSGEPTQFTGYTTLEDTGRVMAIIREGELVDKVEHGQEAEILLDRTPFYAEAGGQVGDTGVITGPEGDFHVLDTQRPVNGYILHRGRVLHGSISVGQNVDLVVDARRRQDIMRNHTATHILHKTLRDVLGPHARQAGSLVAPDRLRFDFTHPSQLSDEEFFEIERIINDVSQDDRKVYAQEKPYTEAIASGAMALFGEKYGDIVRVVSIEDYGSELCGGTHVHHTGEIGPIYITSEGSIASGVRRVEAVTGRGAIKYARERMELLERLGAKLKVPTSEIERQVALLQERLREQERQIEQLRRQLAAGEIDQMLRNVRQVDGTKLLVAQTSLDSREAMSDLADRLRDRLRSGVVVVGSVLQGKPSIVAVVTPDLVQKGVHAGKLVKEISALVGGGGGGRPDRAEAGGRFPEKLEEALGSVDEVLARQLEGK from the coding sequence ATGAAGAGTAGCGAAATTAGATCCAAGTTTCTTGAATTCTTTGAGGCTCGTGGCCACACTGTCGTACCTAGCTCTTCGCTAGTTCCGGCCAAAGACCCCACCTTGCTGTTTACCAACTCTGGAATGGTGCAATTTAAGGATGTCTTTTTAGGCAGGGAGTCTCGATCTTATACCAGAGCGACCACAGCCCAAAAATGTATGCGGGCGGGTGGCAAGCATAATGACCTGGAGAATGTTGGTCCCAGTGCCAGGCATCTGACTTTTTTTGAGATGCTGGGCAACTTTAGTTTTGGAGACTACTTCAAGCGTGAGGCTATTGGTTACGCTTGGGAATTTGTTACTCAGGTGCTGGGTCTTGAACCTTCCAGGCTGTGGGCCACGGTGCATTACACAGATGATGAAGCCGCGTCCTTATGGCAGGAGGTAGCCGGTCTCCCTGAGAGCAGAATAATACGGATGGGAGATGAGGATAATTTCTGGCAGATGGCGGATGTTGGTCCGTGTGGACCGAATTCTGAGATATTCTATGATCGTGGCCCGGAAAAGGGATGCGGAGATCCAAACTGTACTCCTGCGCATGATTGTGGAAGGTTTTGGGAGTTTTGGAACCTGGTCTTTATGCAGTACTACCAGGATGAGTCAGGGAACAGGACTCCACTGCCCAAGAAGAATATAGATACAGGACTGGGCTTGGAACGCACCTCGGCAATCATGCAAGGTGTTGACTCTATATTCGAGACCGACCTCTTTGTACCTATTATGGATGAGGTCCAGCGAATAGCTGGGCACAGCGATGAGGATCGCCGAAGAGAGATAGTTGCTTATAGAGTTATTGCCGATCATAGTAGATCTCTTGCGTTTTTGATAGCAGATGGAGTTACCCCGGGTAATGAGGGGAGGTCCTATGTCCTGCGAAGGATTATCAGAAGGGCAATACGTTTTGGTAGGCGAATTGGCATCGAAGGACATTTCCTTAGCGACACTGCCAGAGTAGTAGTCGACATAATGGGTCATCATTATACTGAGCTCGAGGACCAATGGAGTTTCATTGATAAGGTTACAAGGGCAGAAGAAGAGCATTTCTCCAGGACCTTGGCCAGGGGAGTGGCTCAGCTTGATGATTTGATCGACAAGCTGTCGGCAAGTGGCCAGAAGGAGATTCCCGGAGAGGATGCATTTCGTCTTTATGACACATATGGTTTCCCACTGGACCTTACTCTGGAACTTGCCAGGGATCGTGGTTTCTCGGTTGATACCGAGGGATTCAAACGTGCCATGGAGAGGCAGCGAGCTCAGAGTCGAGCTGCAAGTACCTTCACTGCAAAGATGCCCGCTGCCTATGCTGCGCTGAGCGGTGAACCCACTCAATTTACCGGCTATACCACCCTAGAGGATACCGGCAGGGTCATGGCCATTATCCGAGAGGGTGAGCTTGTCGATAAGGTCGAACATGGACAAGAAGCTGAGATACTCCTCGACAGGACACCTTTTTATGCCGAAGCTGGTGGTCAAGTGGGAGATACTGGCGTTATAACAGGTCCGGAGGGTGATTTCCATGTATTGGATACTCAAAGACCTGTCAATGGCTATATCCTGCATAGGGGTAGAGTACTACATGGCTCCATCAGTGTGGGGCAGAATGTTGATCTAGTGGTAGATGCCAGACGGCGCCAGGATATCATGAGAAACCACACCGCGACGCATATCCTGCACAAGACTTTGAGGGATGTGCTAGGTCCTCACGCTCGCCAGGCTGGTTCGCTAGTAGCTCCAGATAGGTTGCGATTTGACTTTACACACCCTTCGCAGCTATCAGATGAGGAGTTCTTCGAAATCGAGAGAATAATCAATGACGTTAGCCAGGATGACAGAAAAGTCTATGCACAGGAGAAGCCTTACACTGAAGCGATAGCTTCTGGAGCTATGGCTCTGTTCGGAGAGAAATACGGAGATATAGTGAGGGTTGTAAGTATAGAGGATTATGGTAGCGAGCTTTGTGGTGGCACGCATGTGCATCATACTGGCGAGATAGGTCCTATATATATCACCAGTGAGGGGAGCATAGCTAGTGGAGTAAGAAGAGTTGAGGCTGTTACTGGTAGAGGAGCAATCAAGTACGCTCGAGAGAGGATGGAGCTGCTCGAGCGCTTAGGAGCTAAGCTAAAAGTTCCCACTTCTGAGATAGAGAGGCAGGTTGCTCTGCTCCAAGAAAGACTTAGAGAGCAGGAGAGACAGATAGAACAGCTTAGGAGACAGCTTGCTGCTGGTGAGATAGATCAGATGCTGCGCAACGTTCGTCAGGTCGATGGCACTAAGCTGTTGGTGGCTCAGACGAGCCTCGATAGCCGGGAAGCCATGTCCGACCTTGCTGATAGACTTAGAGATCGACTAAGATCCGGAGTGGTAGTGGTAGGCTCTGTCCTTCAGGGCAAGCCTAGTATAGTGGCTGTAGTCACCCCGGACCTAGTCCAGAAGGGTGTGCATGCTGGCAAGCTCGTCAAGGAGATATCTGCTCTTGTTGGTGGAGGCGGAGGTGGGAGACCCGATAGAGCCGAGGCTGGAGGTCGTTTCCCTGAGAAGCTTGAGGAAGCTCTTGGCTCTGTTGATGAGGTGCTCGCAAGGCAGCTTGAAGGTAAGTAA